The genomic stretch AGCATTTCTGGAAAAATATGGGCATTCCACCTTTGGATATTGGGAAAAACAAAGACTGGCTAACTAATTTAAGAGATATCTTCATTAATAATTGCAACTCTCCCAGGAAGTGGACTACTATATTCCCCTATTGTATATGGGAACTATGGAAAAAAAGGAACaataataacatcaacaacttgAATAACTACCTAGACATAAGAAAGGTTATCCATGCATCTTGGGAATTCACCTTCTTCACTGAAAGAAATCCTTTTGTGGAAAAAACTATCAAGGTTGAGATTAGTTGGATAAAGCCTAACAAAGAAGTTATTAAATTAAACGGCGATGGCGCTTTCTGTAATAAGAGTAGTAGGGCAGGACTTGGAGGAGCTTTTCGAAATAACAAAGGTGATAGGATTATAGGCTATCACAAATCATGCCAAGCAAGTTCTCCCATCCATGCAGAGATACAAGCCATACTAGAAAGGCTAAAAATAGCAAGAGACATGAACTTCACGATTCTGGAAATTGAAATTGATTCCACTGATGTTATTAAACTCATTTACGAGAATAACTCTAGCTACTCTAATATTGTTTGTGAATGCAGATGGCTAAATGCACCAATTGAAGATCCCAATGCTGAAGCATAATTTTAGAGAAGGAAATATGGTGGCCCATGTACTAGCCAAGCAAGCCACCAAAAATGTATCAACGACTAAGTATTTTTACCAGGCACGTCCACCCCTTTTTGTTGAGCATGAAGTTACCAAGGACAAGCATGGAGTTTGTAATGGCATAAGGACTTTGTCTAACAATGTTTGTAACTATTTGGCAACTATGGGCAACACTAGTGCCCTAAAAACATCTGCCTTGTCTATGTAAtttgcttttatatatatataatatccgTGTGTTATGTTAAAAAAATATCAATTTAACTTGTTTTTTTCGCTTTTTTCCCCATTGAAAAACAATAAGTTCAATTACTACTAACTCGAGTTACAATAATTACTACATCAACTCGAATTACAATTACTAAATCAAAAACCTGATAAGTATAAATATTAAATGATGTGAACTATTAGAATACCTTGGTATATAATATTAGGAGTTAAAATACACCAAGGAGATGACAAGAATTTGGCATtggaaaataaattataaattgtATGTGTGCGTATAACTTTTTAATCTCCCTATTTACTtcttaattttaaaataatattaaaataactTTTCTACATTAATTGATATTCTTAGTTTTAAGTTCAAATAAATTAgactttttaaattttaatacTTACTATTGGTATATTATTGGTTCATATCGAAAGAACAGTAAAATTACAAAAGGAATGCTTTTTCAGAACTTTTGTCACGACCTTAAactcggacccgatcgtgatggcgcctctcatgaagacaaggccagctgacacttttccatttcagttttaaacaattaaacaataagaattaagtctaaaacgtaataaataatccaaaaaagcaagcagtgaacattacagtttgcggaaataaaacccaacatagctcgataccggggtgtcactagtcatgagcatctatcaatacacTACAAGTCTGAGATGACTACCAAGCTATTATAGAATAACTGAAAAggagatagaaatgagataaagggggagaaacacgggactgcggacgccaagcagctacctcgtgaactttgaagtctgtcgggagctctcaactcgcgctagcaggattagcaacgcctgaatctgcacacggggtgcatggagtaaagtgagtactccaactcagtgagtaataatcataaataaagactgagaatatgaaatcacgtaaggcacattacagtctataatgaagtagtaaaaccagtAAGAACAGTGAATCAGTGAAGATATGAAAAATCACTTTAGTGCGGTTTCAACTACaaaaaatgcctttttaacaattaagcaattaaatgATAGGCAATtaggaaaaataaacacataaaggatcgcccattgggcacagtatcaacaaatccgccccttagGCCATATCTCAGAAAAtaataccagcctctcgggctacatctcacatcacaatgggtacccacgctcactgaggggtgtgcagactcctggaggggccccttatggcccaagcgcaatatcaagctatctcgtggcatcatcactaggctctcgacctcatatcaacaagccacctcgtggcgtacatttctcaggccctcagcctcataaccataatcagtgtttcctcacaacataggccatcggccttacttagtcaaaatcctcacaagccactcgggcaatagtaaaatatgattctcaacccaaattattatttaaaagatcatttaagtgttaaaacagagtaaacatggctgacttatgaaaacagtggaatatagcatgactgagttcaagtataaagtcaaaacagtgaggaaatatcaataaaaatcctctaagggttcaaatagttggcacgaggcccaaatatggcattttgcccaaaacatgatgatagcaaatagattttagtcaaatacgcagtaaaatagtcattcgagacggactaagtcacaatccccaatagtgcacgaccccccgctcgtcatcaagcgtgtgtgtcacctcaatatagcacaatgatgtgcaaatccggggtttcataccctcaagatatcatttacaatcattactcacctttacCCGGtataaatctctagctcgtggtgactttgccccttgaatcggcctccggatgctccaaatctaacaaaaatcagtacataaccatcaaaatatgcaaaagaaacaaagcccactcgaaagaaattagATTACAACAAAAAtcttgaaattggccaaacccgatccccggacccacgtctcggattccggtaaaaatcacatcaatggattcctcattactccccgagttcattcataccaaaagcatcaaaatccaatcacaaatgacccctcaaatcccaatttctaggtctccaattccaagccctagttcttcaattttaggattaaattccatgattaattaggtagatttcacattagaatcgagttttaagtccatgatttcatattttatcattttattaacgtacttttcatgcattgcattcgtATGCATTgacatgaccagatggcgttatatacgcgtatatatgtaaatatatatatatgggatatgggaaaaggttacgacgttatatacgcaccccCACCTGATCATCttgtatatgatgatgatgttgcccacagtggctgaaatatgattcaaacgacgttatatacgcgtatatatgtatgtgttcaaacggcgttatatacgcgtatatatgtatgtatatatatgtatatggaatatgggaaaggttatggcgttatatacgcaccaccacctgatcaactggtatacgatgatgattttgcccccAGTggacgatatgatatgatgggatgccctcagaggctgatgatgttatgaaatatgtacctatgcatgacatgacattcatacacatatgcatgatgctaaaagtaatttatgatttacaaaagttattcagacttacaggttgagtcatgtactctatatgtcttccatgtctcttatgtatttatttatgtgccttacatactcagtacattactcgtactgacgtcccttttgcctggggataatgtgtttcatgcccacaggtcccgatagacaggtcaagagccctctatgtaggctatcagctcagcgaaagatgttggtgcgctccatttgcttcggagttgcttttttggttagtatgagttagaggTATATTGGttagtatggcgggactctgtctcaacctttatgatatttatgtattcttagaggcttgtagacatatgttgtgtacgtaaaagattgtacggccttgtcggcctatgttttgagtttataaatgattatgttggcctattaggcccgtatgtcacgtgtatatgataatgtaataagaaagatatgttacgttggtactcggttgagtaagttACTGGGTGCTCGTCACGGCCCCTCGGTTTGGGTCGTGGCATTCTtgggtttttaccatcaatcgagtgcagaggtgagaggacaagcaatcaaggaaaagatactaatcgaaacaggttcagaggtctcagaaaggaactgagacccTTAGCATACTCTTTCAGTAGTAGTAACTCATGAGaagcatagtaaaagaacaacaNNNNNNNNNNNNNNNNNNNNNNNNNNNNNNNNNNNNNNNNNNNNNNNNNNNNNNNNNNNNNNNNNNNNNNNNNNNNNNNNNNNNNNNNNNNNNNNNNNNNNNNNNNNNNNNNNNNNNNNNNNNNNNNNNNNNNNNNNNNNNNNNNNNNNNNNNNNNNNNNNNNNNNNNNNNNNNNNNNNNNNNNNNNNNNNNNNNNNNNNTTCACTCGAGTCTCTTCTGTAAACTAAACTAAAATCCAAACTATATCTGAAATttcgactattcacaaccttttatAGTTGAGTATCTCGTATCGTCTTCACCTTTAACTTACTTACTTTTCAATCTCACATTGTATCTTCTGTTTCTCTCATAACCTCTCTTCAACATAGGTGGAAATTACATCTTAAATCTCTATTGTAATacctgcacctctggtgcatacaaaatCTGGCAAAAGCTTCATACTGACATCTTACGACtcagctctatggcacgatctggaaacaaaagaagggtatcatttcctaaatgccctatagcctctctaTTATAAGGGTGGCGTGCAatacacccataagtgagactctactaggcacgactttgtagactccctaggacacgaccCGCTCTGACACCACTTTGTCACGTCccaacctggggaggcgtggctagaACCCGATGCCGCACTGGCTCGAGCGAACCACTCTacaactctctttttttctttgcaACTATCATGCACCAACAtgaccacaactcgtaatgtataacaataagtgggcaacactgtatcactgaaccatttttcttaaaatatgaatacatatgggtcgtcaaggcctctgacatactgtacaaaatgaacttctatctacaaagcctctaagattatttgacatcaaatgggacagggtaccggcctacccataagttttTAGAAAAACtatgacacgatgactcataaactcggctgcactccgaatgaggtggagtcttactgatcctttgctgaatgccaatctcgtctactatgagggctcgacAAACTGATTATATATATCTGCAGGCAAGAATGCAGCATCTCcaacaaaaggatgtcagtacgaataatgtactgagtatgtaaggaagaATCGAAATATAACTATAATTCAACATTAGTTAAAGATATATAAGGATCAACATGAATCTCTAAAGTGCCACCGTATATGTATACTTATTATACTTACATATATGTAATGCTTAtctttgagactattatccatatgTATAATGCATGACtgtccaactgatcagtggtaactgcccaaccggtcgtCGCACGGTGGTAAATATATGACTGCCCAACCAATgataaataatgatacataactgcccaaccggtggtaactgcccgaccggccatagcccggtggtaaatgcatgtctTCTCAACCGGTTGTTGCAcggtggtaaatatgtaactgcccaactggctgtagcacggtggtaaatatgtaactaccGGACCGGtcatagctcggtggtaaatgcatatgcatgaagatgcatgtattatTATAATATAAAATTTAACATCTTTATTAAATACCTAAATAGGGAACTAGATACATACTTAGACATACTTAAATATCACTTTACGgaaatgaataacatagacatccctaactactaagagtagaaccacttatagaatatcattacgtttacgtatcgtttcttggatcatgccaaaataaagaaggatTAGCTTTAACATACTTGAGTCGATTCTCTTAACAATTCCTCTAACACCTGTGTTTTGTGATAAAGCACATggcggcggatcgaagtaggaaaaaattcgcatgatattcttgagaaagatttcTGGTTTGTATCCTTTTAAAGATGCGCATGTTACTTGCTAGCATTAGCCATAATAGAGCTCTCCTTGGATCGTCCACCGTATCATTTAGTCTTGAAAGAAATTTGAAGCTATTTCTctacttctttttctttgtgtACTTAGGATGCTTGAGAATGAAAATTTGGTTATCCGGACCGATACAGTTCAAGGGTAATTGTATTTTGCAGCACTTTTGTATCAATATCCACATATTAGAACTACAATTTTACTTTGAACCAATGCTTACTGAGGTTCCAAATAATATATACAAGTTTTATAATTCTATGATATTCCTTATATAAGTGTAAAGTGGCTGAAGAGATCCATCTCCATTTTTTTGAAATAAAGAGATTTTCTTAGTAACCTCTTTTAACAAAAAGAGataagtgtgtgtatatatatccTTAAAAGGGTGTCACCTCCTCCTTAAGCATAATTATAGTTGGCAACTTGCTGTCATAACTTCATAATCCCATGTGGATTGTTGTCCCCTAGTAATTATCCATGATTCTCACTTAATTATTTATCCACAAATTTCTAATCAGTTAttcactaattattaattaactagttaattTCTCTCATTAACCAATAGTTaactaattacccacataattaagaattatctcaaattacttataatactactcacttttaacacactttatatattttactatcatggtcatgtggtaccatgtaaagttaatacatacactattattttattaaaatattcatgttaaaatacatatatattctcaacttataattttctaATATCACATAAAGAATAAAATTTTcgtatgcttaattcttaaaatggtaaaaagataatcatcttttcttgtgaaaaaataatttctatcttacaataaagaaaatctcataacctttctcatattatatatgttataatttaaagcatatccGAAAGTGgtaatattaataattatataaaatcatatttgtcaaaaaaaattttacaaaaatgttctactcaaaataccatatgaaAATATATCTAACAATATCAAGGTTGTTAACTTGCGGGGTCTTACAATAACCTAGTCACAAATCCTCTATCATCTCATGAATggtcttaatcccttcaagctcatatgaattactacgacttatcctaatattaaagtacgggatgtaacaagTGCGTGTTGAACTTTATGCAGGTTAACGTTCGACCCGTCCCGCAATCACCCTGCCCGTCCCATTGacatatctagtcataattaataAAACTTTCGTAAGAAGATCTTTCCTAACATGAATATGAGTTTCACAATGAAACTGTCGTACAGTATGTGTTGTTTTTCAATTTTGATCAAGGAGTATTGATGAAGGGAGTATCATGATGGTTGTATTTTGCTATCGAtctttttgtttaattatttgaTATTCAGCAAAACATTGGTTTGATTAATTTGAATTCGTACTATATAGGATTCATTTAAGGGGAAAATGATTTTTATTCAAACTCAAGATTTCCGATTTAATGGTCTTGTTTACTCtttaaaatggataacaattgaatttatacacgattttaaggatatgtagatTAATCTAATACAAATAATCAATAACGTTAGATAAATAAATTAAGGAAGAAACAAATGACTAAACCAGTTATAATGTTAAGTCCAAGCTCGGGTACGAGCTAAGTGATTGCTCTGCCCTCGGTTCGAAGCCAAATATCTATGAAGAACTATGAACACAACAAAAACtttgaacaaccagagaaaaATAAATGTATATTGCCTTGGTATGCGTATTACAATATTCTTAATGAATAGTGAGCTTCCCCTTTAAATAGTAGGATAATTTTACCCAAAGTACAATTCTAAAACAGgtaaaaaaatctttcttctcgCTAATCACTGATTTACCGCTGATACGGCCGAGTTTCACACCGTGATATCCGGATTGGCACGGATATCACGGTCCCTTGTTGATCATGTGCGGTCGTTTGGCAGTGTTTTCCAAGTCCACGTTATTCGAATCAAGTCCAGGGGCGTGATCTCGATGGCTCCGAAGGCATGACCTTGGTGGCTACGGGGGCGTGAAGATGACTCTGAGAGTAGGTGTTTTGCTTGAGCTTTGATACCGGCGGCTCTCGGCTTTGATCATGACTAAACACAGTTATGTCCTCTCTTCGTTCGCCCTACGGGAAATCGGGGCACTTCTTACCTCCGGTTTTACTTGTATACAGGTCTACAAACCAACTTATCACTATCCATTGAGGCACAATCAATGTTTATTACACTACAATTTAATTATTAgatactttatttattatattgatATGATTTGTTTCCATTGAATATCAAACTAACAAGTTGAAGTCATCGTCATCAACCAATGACCCCAAGTTAGCCAGagcatcggcctcgctattttGATATCGAGGTACATGCTGAAGGGTCCATTCTTTGAATTGATGCAGTGCCACCTGCATTTGTTTAAATACCTTCGCATTCATTCCTCTTTTACTTCAAAAATTCCATCGACTTGGTTTACAACAAGGAGAGAGTAGCATTTAGCTTCGGTCACCTCAGCCCCAAGACCTTTGGCcaattcgagacctgcaatcacggcctcatacttggcctcgttgttagtcaattttacagttcGAATAGACTTCCTGATTATGTTTCCCGTAGGAGGCTTCAACACGATGCCGAATCCGGACACCTTTGCATTCAAAGCACCATCCGTAAAGAGGGACTAGATTCCCAAGGAAGTCCTCGAGGTCAACAATACTTCCTTTTCGACTTCGGATATCAGGGCCAGCATGAAGTCGGCCATGAAGTCTGCCAAATTTGCGATTTGATGGCAGTCGGGgtcgatattcgatatcgtacctaCTAATTTCGATGGTGTATTTGGCCAACCGACTCAAGAGCTCGGGTTAGTACATAATATTCCTTAGTGGGTAAGAGGTTATGACACGTAGAGGGTGGCACTGAAAGTATGGTTTCAGCTTTCTAGAGGTGCTTCGAAAACGAGCGCTAATTTTTCCAGGTGAGGATACCTTGTTTTCACCTCGCCTAGAGTTCTACtaataaaataaatagaaaaattgCGTAACTTCCTCTTCCCGGACTAGGACTCCAATCACCGCCACTTCGAACACAGCTAAATAAAGGTATAGTTGTTTATCCACCTTTGGAGTATGGAGTAGGGGTGGATTCGAAAGGTACCGTT from Nicotiana sylvestris chromosome 12, ASM39365v2, whole genome shotgun sequence encodes the following:
- the LOC138882919 gene encoding uncharacterized protein yields the protein MGIPPLDIGKNKDWLTNLRDIFINNCNSPRKWTTIFPYCIWELWKKRNNNNINNLNNYLDIRKVIHASWEFTFFTERNPFVEKTIKVEISWIKPNKEVIKLNGDGAFCNKSSRAGLGGAFRNNKGDRIIGYHKSCQASSPIHAEIQAILERLKIARDMNFTILEIEIDSTDVIKLIYENNSSYSNIVCECRWLNAPIEDPNAEA